One Phenylobacterium hankyongense DNA segment encodes these proteins:
- a CDS encoding TolC family protein, translated as MSDLRQRPAHAVAAALLAIAAAAGLSGCAMYNSRPLPTAPALADNPQRLKADLARLRVGPLKTIRIDPSDGLTPTEVAVLAVLNNSDLEAKRRATRVNEAQVFAAGLLPDPQIAASVDNPIAGPDNQVAYSLAASVDLAGLLQRTYTRRAARFTAREADLNVLWAEWGVAQQARQFAETALAAEARVVFLRQVLALATDRSDRSERALQHRDVNLQTAAADLAVKLDAQAQLATALHDAQKARRDLNALLNLRAEVMLPLVTAPVVAAYDDAAMRQALADLPQRRPDLLALKAGYAAQDVNVRKAVLAQFPLNNIGAAYAKDTAGVVTDSLQAAFALPIFNGGRGEVRTQKATREQLHAEYQARLDQTDAEVRNAQAELIAARSQAAVLRQDVPRLEALVKPAVAAYDRGDIDSQTYLTLSQTALSRRADLDDKELAARLAEIALETALFLPPADSRAAQ; from the coding sequence GTGTCCGATCTCCGGCAGCGGCCCGCCCATGCCGTGGCCGCCGCGCTCCTGGCCATCGCCGCCGCGGCGGGCCTGTCCGGCTGCGCCATGTACAATTCTCGTCCGCTGCCGACGGCGCCGGCGTTGGCCGACAATCCGCAGCGGCTGAAGGCCGACCTCGCGCGCCTGCGCGTCGGCCCGCTGAAGACCATCCGGATCGATCCGAGCGACGGGCTGACCCCCACCGAGGTGGCGGTGCTGGCGGTGCTCAACAACTCCGACCTCGAAGCCAAGCGGCGGGCGACCAGGGTCAACGAGGCCCAGGTGTTCGCGGCCGGCCTGCTGCCTGACCCGCAGATCGCCGCCTCGGTGGACAACCCCATCGCAGGGCCGGACAACCAGGTCGCCTACAGCCTCGCCGCCAGCGTCGACCTGGCGGGCCTCCTGCAACGCACCTACACGCGACGGGCCGCCCGCTTCACCGCCCGGGAAGCCGACCTCAACGTCCTGTGGGCGGAATGGGGCGTGGCCCAGCAGGCCCGGCAGTTCGCCGAGACCGCGCTCGCCGCCGAGGCCCGGGTGGTGTTCCTGCGCCAGGTGCTGGCGCTGGCCACGGACCGCTCCGACCGCTCCGAACGGGCCCTCCAGCACCGCGACGTGAACCTGCAGACCGCGGCGGCCGACCTCGCCGTGAAGCTCGACGCCCAGGCTCAGCTGGCCACCGCCCTGCATGACGCCCAGAAGGCGCGGCGGGACCTCAACGCGCTCCTGAACCTGCGCGCCGAGGTGATGCTGCCGCTGGTCACCGCACCGGTGGTCGCGGCCTACGACGACGCCGCCATGCGCCAGGCGCTCGCCGACCTGCCGCAGCGCCGGCCGGACCTGCTGGCCCTGAAGGCCGGCTACGCCGCTCAGGACGTCAATGTGCGCAAGGCGGTGCTGGCGCAGTTCCCGCTCAACAACATCGGCGCGGCCTACGCCAAGGACACCGCCGGCGTGGTGACCGACAGCCTGCAGGCGGCCTTCGCCCTGCCGATCTTCAACGGCGGCCGCGGCGAGGTGCGGACCCAGAAGGCCACCCGCGAACAGCTGCATGCCGAGTACCAGGCCCGCCTCGACCAGACCGACGCCGAGGTGCGCAACGCCCAGGCCGAATTGATTGCGGCGCGGAGTCAGGCGGCGGTGTTGCGCCAGGACGTGCCGCGCCTGGAGGCGCTGGTGAAGCCGGCGGTCGCCGCCTACGACCGCGGCGACATCGACAGCCAGACCTACCTCACCCTGTCCCAGACCGCGCTCTCCAGGCGCGCCGACCTCGACGACAAGGAGCTGGCAGCCCGGCTCGCCGAGATCGCCCTGGAGACGGCGCTGTTCCTGCCCCCTGCCGATTCAAGAGCCGCTCAATGA
- a CDS encoding sensor histidine kinase: protein MFRSTSLRLAALYTAVFALSVVALGAITLYTTRQALSAQFDDRVRSESAALVLEYRSEGFDGVLQAVQERDRTPGSLDYGLQGPGGEAVAGRLGAGRAPLGWSVLSGPPGDEAEAIRRLTVALPDGHRLIVGAEEEQIQVLDGLLLRGFAWAFAGVVVLGVAGGFALSRDVHRRIGAISGTAEAIIDGDLDRRVPVRGSQDDLDRLAVTFNRMLDRIATLMDSLKQVSSDVAHDLRTPLTRLRQRLEAGQAAPEEAAMALEGALTDLDSILETFAALLRIAQIEGGARRAAFRTCDLAAIAATVVEAFAPSAEDDRQHLTLSADGPVLVEGDPELLTQMLVNLVENALRHTGAGARIGVVARREPGGALLSVQDDGPGVPEVERSRVLDRFYRLERSRTTPGSGLGLALAAAVAKLHGAEIQLCDSDPGLLVRVSFA, encoded by the coding sequence ATGTTCCGTTCCACCAGCCTGCGGCTCGCGGCGCTCTACACCGCCGTCTTCGCCCTGTCGGTGGTCGCCCTGGGCGCCATCACCCTCTACACGACCCGCCAGGCGCTTTCGGCGCAGTTCGACGACCGCGTCCGCTCGGAATCCGCCGCCCTGGTGCTGGAATACCGCTCGGAGGGCTTCGATGGCGTCCTGCAGGCGGTGCAGGAGCGCGACCGCACCCCGGGCTCGCTCGACTACGGCCTGCAGGGGCCGGGCGGGGAGGCGGTGGCCGGACGCCTCGGCGCCGGCCGCGCGCCGCTGGGCTGGTCGGTCCTGAGCGGCCCGCCGGGCGACGAGGCGGAGGCGATCCGCCGGCTGACGGTCGCGTTGCCGGACGGCCACCGGCTTATCGTGGGCGCCGAGGAGGAGCAGATCCAGGTCCTCGACGGCCTGCTGCTGCGCGGCTTCGCCTGGGCGTTCGCGGGCGTCGTGGTGCTCGGCGTCGCCGGCGGCTTCGCGCTCAGCCGCGACGTGCACCGGCGCATCGGGGCGATCTCCGGCACCGCCGAGGCGATCATCGACGGCGATCTCGACCGGCGCGTGCCGGTGCGGGGATCGCAGGACGACCTCGACCGCCTGGCGGTCACCTTCAATCGGATGCTGGACCGGATCGCCACGCTCATGGACAGCCTGAAGCAGGTCTCCAGCGACGTCGCCCATGACCTGCGCACCCCGCTCACCCGGCTGCGGCAGCGGCTGGAGGCCGGCCAGGCCGCGCCGGAGGAGGCGGCGATGGCGCTCGAAGGGGCGCTGACCGATCTCGACTCGATCCTGGAGACCTTCGCGGCCCTGCTGCGCATCGCCCAGATCGAGGGCGGGGCGCGCCGGGCGGCGTTTCGCACCTGCGACCTGGCGGCGATCGCCGCGACCGTGGTGGAGGCCTTCGCGCCGTCGGCGGAAGACGACCGTCAGCACCTGACCCTGTCCGCCGACGGCCCCGTTCTGGTGGAGGGCGATCCGGAGCTGCTGACGCAGATGCTGGTGAACCTGGTGGAAAACGCGCTGCGCCACACCGGAGCCGGCGCGCGGATCGGTGTGGTCGCCCGCCGCGAGCCGGGCGGTGCGCTCCTGTCGGTGCAGGACGACGGCCCGGGCGTGCCGGAGGTGGAGCGCAGCCGCGTGCTCGACCGGTTCTACCGCCTCGAACGCAGCCGGACGACGCCGGGCAGCGGCCTTGGCTTGGCTCTGGCGGCCGCCGTGGCCAAGCTGCATGGTGCGGAGATCCAGTTGTGCGACTCCGATCCCGGTCTGCTCGTCCGCGTTTCGTTCGCCTGA
- a CDS encoding response regulator transcription factor, with translation MKLLIVEDDKEGAAYLKKALTEAGHTVDHAAGGRDGLLLAAGEPYDVIVLDRMLPGMDGLSILRTIRASGVKVPVLLLTALGGIDDRVEGLEAGADDYLVKPFAFAELLARVNALARRPPSQDVLTDLSVADLRLDLMRRTVTRAGRRIELQPREYQLLEYLMRHAGRVVTRTMLLESIWEFHFDPKTNIVETHMSRLRGKIDRGFAHELIHTVRGAGYVLREPD, from the coding sequence ATGAAGCTATTGATCGTCGAAGACGACAAGGAAGGCGCCGCCTACCTTAAGAAGGCGCTGACCGAAGCCGGACACACGGTCGATCATGCCGCCGGCGGCCGGGATGGATTGCTCCTGGCCGCCGGCGAGCCCTACGACGTGATCGTCCTCGACCGGATGTTGCCGGGCATGGACGGCCTGTCGATCCTGCGCACGATCCGGGCCTCCGGCGTGAAGGTCCCCGTGCTGCTGCTGACCGCGCTGGGCGGCATCGATGACCGCGTGGAAGGCCTGGAAGCCGGGGCCGACGACTACCTCGTGAAGCCGTTCGCGTTCGCCGAGCTGCTGGCGCGGGTGAACGCCCTGGCGCGGCGCCCGCCGTCGCAGGACGTGCTCACCGACCTGAGCGTCGCCGACCTGAGGCTCGACCTCATGCGCCGCACGGTCACCCGGGCCGGGCGCCGCATCGAGCTGCAGCCCCGCGAATACCAACTGCTCGAATACCTGATGCGCCACGCGGGCCGGGTGGTCACCCGGACCATGCTGCTCGAAAGCATCTGGGAGTTTCACTTCGATCCGAAGACCAATATCGTCGAAACCCACATGAGCCGGCTGCGCGGCAAGATCGACCGCGGATTCGCCCACGAGCTTATCCACACGGTTCGCGGCGCCGGATACGTCCTGCGCGAGCCGGACTAG
- a CDS encoding PepSY domain-containing protein — MKNYLMITAAAVAALGIAAGGAMAKPAPSANASATSTSYTGHELAAAAQVSLAQARATALKARPGAITDQELEKEAGGSGLRYSFDIKSGGKTYEVGVDAKSGKVLENAAEGKNPD; from the coding sequence ATGAAGAATTATCTGATGATCACCGCCGCGGCCGTGGCCGCGCTCGGCATCGCCGCGGGTGGAGCCATGGCGAAGCCGGCGCCTTCCGCGAACGCCAGCGCGACCTCCACGTCCTACACGGGCCACGAGCTGGCCGCAGCCGCCCAGGTCTCCCTGGCGCAGGCCCGGGCCACCGCCTTGAAGGCCCGGCCGGGCGCGATCACCGACCAGGAGCTGGAGAAGGAAGCCGGCGGCAGCGGCCTGCGCTACTCCTTCGACATCAAGAGCGGCGGCAAGACCTACGAGGTCGGTGTCGACGCCAAGAGCGGCAAGGTCCTCGAAAACGCCGCCGAAGGAAAGAACCCCGACTAA
- a CDS encoding 2-hydroxycarboxylate transporter family protein: protein MTQTTVDETPAPPAAEPAFIRRWWSIMDFRIGIVPLPVAIVVLAIAAVYVRIGKAPSDILMGIALLATGGFLCGEIGKRVPILRNLGFAAILATFVPSYLEYAGLLPAPLVKSVTEFTDNSNFLYLFIASIIVGSILGMDRRVLISGFLKIFAPLIVGSAVAFVVGCSVGTALGLGFRHTLFKIVVPIMAGGVGEGAIPLSVGYAQFSHQPQGDLFAEVLPAVMLGSLTAIIFAGALNFIGKRYPHLTGEGQLQPGEHDVHLTGEEALKLAPSPQTVGAAVVMVVTLFLLGGLAQKLWNWPGPVVMLGLAVLMKLGRVASPKLEQGAYANYQFFAACVTYPLLFAIGVAKTPWEKLIAAFNLPTVTTIVCTVAALMGTGFVVARFVNMYPIEAAIVNGTHSGQGGTGDVAILSAGNRMQLMPFAQIATRIGGAITVTLALIAFAKFGGVR from the coding sequence ATGACCCAGACCACCGTCGACGAGACGCCGGCTCCGCCTGCGGCCGAGCCCGCCTTCATCAGGCGCTGGTGGAGCATCATGGATTTCCGCATCGGGATCGTGCCGCTGCCGGTGGCTATCGTCGTGCTGGCGATCGCCGCGGTCTACGTCCGCATCGGCAAGGCGCCGTCCGACATCCTGATGGGCATCGCGCTGCTGGCGACCGGCGGCTTCCTCTGCGGCGAGATCGGCAAGCGCGTTCCGATCCTCCGGAACCTGGGGTTCGCCGCGATCCTGGCGACGTTCGTGCCGTCCTATCTGGAATACGCCGGGTTGCTGCCGGCGCCGCTGGTGAAGTCGGTCACCGAGTTCACCGACAACTCCAACTTCCTCTACCTGTTCATCGCCTCGATCATCGTCGGCTCCATTCTCGGCATGGACCGGCGAGTGCTGATCTCAGGCTTCCTGAAGATCTTCGCGCCGCTGATCGTCGGCTCGGCGGTCGCCTTCGTGGTGGGCTGCAGCGTGGGCACGGCGCTCGGCCTCGGCTTCCGGCACACCCTGTTCAAGATCGTCGTGCCGATCATGGCCGGCGGGGTCGGCGAGGGCGCCATTCCGCTGTCGGTCGGCTACGCGCAGTTCTCGCACCAGCCGCAGGGCGACCTGTTCGCCGAGGTGCTGCCGGCGGTGATGCTGGGCAGCCTGACGGCGATCATCTTCGCCGGCGCGCTCAACTTCATCGGCAAGCGCTACCCGCACCTGACCGGCGAGGGCCAGCTGCAGCCGGGCGAGCATGACGTCCACCTCACCGGCGAGGAGGCCCTCAAGCTGGCGCCCAGCCCGCAGACGGTCGGCGCGGCGGTGGTGATGGTGGTGACCCTGTTCCTGCTGGGCGGCCTGGCCCAGAAGCTCTGGAACTGGCCCGGGCCGGTGGTGATGCTGGGCCTGGCGGTGCTGATGAAGCTCGGCCGCGTCGCCTCGCCGAAGCTGGAGCAGGGGGCCTACGCCAACTACCAGTTCTTCGCCGCCTGCGTGACCTATCCGCTGCTGTTCGCCATCGGGGTCGCCAAGACACCCTGGGAGAAGCTGATCGCAGCCTTCAACCTGCCGACCGTCACCACCATCGTGTGCACCGTCGCGGCGCTGATGGGCACGGGCTTCGTGGTGGCGCGGTTCGTCAACATGTACCCGATCGAGGCCGCGATCGTGAACGGCACCCACTCCGGCCAGGGCGGCACCGGCGACGTGGCCATCCTCTCCGCCGGCAACCGCATGCAGCTGATGCCCTTCGCGCAGATCGCCACGCGGATCGGCGGAGCTATCACCGTGACGCTGGCGTTGATCGCGTTCGCGAAGTTCGGCGGCGTCCGCTAG
- a CDS encoding ATP-grasp domain-containing protein, translated as MAGETESPSADGPLPQVIGLAALARAATDQASVQEVLEALIGRVAEDSADAGALLDLSTLLLATGNRDKGLELQGSAIGLQRCYRVGAPLPEPGLRLLVFMTAGDFTANTPLEFLLEGSDVELIACFVDGPPVAHGLPDHDLAFLAVGESETAGPLLASLDGAFAQWPRPVFNARADVIAGLTRDGVAAKFPNHPHVLCPATARTSRRRLADVAAGREPLAALAETLAFPIIARPVGSHAGVGLEKLGGPQALGDYLAAHPDAEFFVAGFVDYSAPDGRFRKLRVVFIDGRPFLSHLAVSERWMVHYLNADMAQSSANRDEEAEAMATFDDGFAARHAAAFRALTTAFPLDYFGIDCAETPDGRLLVFEVDVAMIVHATDPEDLYPYKKPAMSRLFAAFVSALKARAAPAR; from the coding sequence ATGGCGGGGGAAACGGAAAGTCCATCGGCGGATGGCCCGCTTCCGCAGGTCATCGGCCTGGCCGCCCTGGCCAGGGCGGCGACCGATCAAGCCAGCGTCCAGGAGGTGCTGGAGGCGCTGATCGGCCGCGTCGCCGAGGATTCCGCCGACGCCGGCGCCCTCCTTGATCTCTCCACCCTGCTGCTCGCCACGGGCAATCGCGACAAGGGACTGGAGTTGCAGGGCTCGGCCATCGGTCTCCAGCGCTGCTATCGGGTGGGGGCTCCGCTTCCGGAGCCGGGCCTGCGGCTGCTGGTCTTCATGACAGCCGGAGACTTCACCGCCAACACGCCCCTGGAATTCCTGCTCGAAGGCTCCGACGTCGAGCTCATCGCCTGCTTCGTGGACGGGCCTCCCGTCGCGCACGGCCTGCCGGACCACGACCTCGCCTTCCTCGCGGTGGGCGAGTCCGAGACGGCCGGACCGCTGCTCGCAAGCCTGGACGGCGCGTTCGCCCAGTGGCCCAGGCCGGTGTTCAACGCACGTGCGGACGTGATCGCGGGTCTGACCCGCGATGGCGTGGCCGCGAAGTTCCCGAACCACCCGCACGTGCTTTGTCCGGCCACCGCGCGAACGTCCCGCCGGCGCCTGGCGGACGTCGCCGCCGGTCGCGAGCCGCTGGCGGCGCTGGCGGAGACCCTGGCCTTCCCGATCATCGCCCGGCCGGTGGGCAGCCATGCCGGCGTCGGGCTCGAGAAGCTCGGCGGTCCGCAGGCGCTGGGGGACTACCTCGCTGCGCACCCGGATGCGGAGTTCTTCGTGGCCGGCTTTGTGGACTACAGCGCGCCGGACGGCCGCTTCCGCAAGCTGCGCGTTGTGTTCATCGACGGGCGCCCGTTCCTGAGCCACCTGGCGGTGTCGGAGCGCTGGATGGTCCACTACCTGAACGCCGACATGGCGCAGAGCTCCGCCAATCGCGACGAAGAGGCCGAGGCGATGGCGACGTTCGACGACGGCTTCGCCGCGCGTCACGCGGCCGCGTTCCGCGCCCTGACCACCGCGTTCCCGCTGGACTACTTCGGCATCGACTGCGCGGAAACGCCGGACGGCAGGCTGCTGGTGTTCGAGGTCGACGTGGCGATGATCGTGCACGCCACGGATCCCGAAGACCTGTATCCCTACAAGAAGCCGGCGATGTCCCGGCTGTTCGCCGCCTTCGTCTCGGCCCTGAAGGCCCGGGCGGCGCCGGCCCGATGA
- a CDS encoding exopolysaccharide biosynthesis protein — protein sequence MTGPAAGELILGLDEDAPEPQRLSDALDALAQGQSDRLSLEDALEALGARSFGSLMLAMALPAMFLPPGAAALLGAPLVVISAQLMIGRPRPWLPRRMRGLSLSRERARRVLGATAAKVRWLEQALRPRLASLCRPWHARAVAAACVCLSVVLMLPAPFAHTAAALGVVAFAAGLMEADGLALLAGWGFALGCGALMALLIGGAARGIGLL from the coding sequence ATGACCGGCCCCGCCGCCGGCGAGCTGATCCTGGGCCTGGACGAGGACGCCCCTGAACCGCAACGGCTGTCGGACGCGCTCGACGCCCTGGCGCAGGGTCAGTCTGATCGGCTCAGTCTCGAGGACGCCCTGGAGGCCCTGGGCGCGCGATCCTTCGGCAGCCTGATGCTGGCCATGGCGCTGCCGGCCATGTTCCTCCCACCCGGAGCCGCGGCCCTGCTGGGCGCGCCGCTGGTGGTCATCTCCGCGCAGCTGATGATCGGGCGACCGCGGCCGTGGCTGCCTCGGCGGATGCGCGGCCTGAGCCTCAGCCGGGAACGCGCGCGCAGGGTGCTGGGCGCCACGGCGGCGAAGGTCCGGTGGCTCGAACAGGCCCTGCGGCCCCGGCTCGCCAGCCTGTGCCGGCCCTGGCACGCGCGCGCGGTCGCTGCGGCCTGCGTCTGCCTGTCGGTCGTGCTGATGCTGCCCGCCCCCTTCGCCCACACGGCCGCGGCGCTGGGCGTCGTCGCGTTCGCGGCCGGCCTGATGGAGGCCGATGGCCTGGCCCTGCTCGCCGGCTGGGGTTTCGCGCTCGGCTGCGGGGCGCTGATGGCCCTGCTGATCGGCGGCGCGGCGCGCGGCATCGGGCTTCTCTGA
- a CDS encoding MlaA family lipoprotein, whose amino-acid sequence MQAALLAVVAGLLLAGCATVAGPQNQVAGVARAAPNPDPFEPLNRALFSLGLGLDRAVARPVATAYRRILPRPVRHGVHNALQNADEPMVAINDVLQGRFGAGARTLVRFATNTTVGVVGVFDPAAKAGLSHHDNSFASTLGRYGAPPGPYLYMPLLGPLNVRGAIGGAVDYVADPVALANYSGAATVNVARTSLSLVDERAEAEREINALFVSATDPYATVRSVFLQSEAASGAEPVLEALPDMPAAPTETPAPPTTPKVEPSPPPSSAPPS is encoded by the coding sequence ATGCAGGCAGCCCTTCTCGCCGTGGTGGCCGGCCTGCTCCTGGCCGGCTGCGCGACAGTCGCGGGGCCCCAAAACCAGGTCGCGGGCGTCGCGCGGGCCGCGCCCAACCCAGACCCCTTCGAACCGCTCAACCGGGCCCTCTTCAGCCTCGGGCTCGGCCTCGACCGGGCGGTGGCGCGCCCTGTGGCCACCGCCTACCGCAGGATCCTTCCCCGGCCGGTGCGGCATGGCGTGCACAACGCGCTCCAGAACGCCGATGAGCCGATGGTCGCCATCAACGACGTGCTCCAGGGCCGGTTCGGCGCCGGCGCGCGCACGCTCGTGCGCTTCGCGACCAACACCACCGTCGGCGTCGTCGGCGTGTTCGATCCGGCTGCCAAGGCCGGCCTGTCGCATCACGACAACAGCTTCGCCTCGACACTTGGCCGGTATGGCGCGCCGCCCGGTCCCTATCTGTACATGCCGCTCCTGGGACCGCTGAACGTGCGCGGCGCCATCGGCGGCGCCGTCGACTACGTGGCCGATCCAGTGGCCCTTGCCAACTACTCCGGCGCCGCGACAGTCAATGTCGCGCGCACCTCGCTCTCGCTGGTCGATGAGCGGGCGGAGGCTGAGCGCGAGATCAATGCGCTGTTCGTGTCCGCCACGGATCCTTACGCCACGGTCCGTTCCGTGTTCCTGCAGTCCGAGGCCGCGTCGGGCGCGGAGCCGGTGCTGGAGGCCCTGCCCGACATGCCGGCCGCGCCGACCGAAACACCCGCTCCGCCCACCACCCCGAAAGTGGAGCCGTCCCCGCCCCCGTCGTCCGCACCGCCGTCGTGA
- a CDS encoding MMPL family transporter: MTGQDAVTRLVAGVVARACRHASAVVAIVLLLSVAATAYGFAHFSVHTEVAALIPAETPWRRDAAAFERAFAEEGDDITVVIDARTPELAEAAAARLAAALRTRQDLFRSVKRSGAGPFFAHEGLLFLPAAEVSQTAEALIAAQPLVAPLAADPSLRGVMTSLTTGASAAAAGQADPHRLAGPVAAIAAAAAAVEQGRPAFFSWRPLITGQAPDPSDVRQFIEILPNLDESRASPGEESVQAVRSFADALRLDPAHGVQVRITGTVPMEVDELAALKEATGPLAAISLVLMLGVLYLAVRSTRIVGAILATVLAGLAITAAAGLALEHRFNLISVAFMPLFVGLGIDFAIQFCVRYRAELIGEPDVERALDGAAAGVGRGLALASAATAIGFFAFLPTPYKGVSELGLIAGLGMIVAVVLAVTFLPAMLVLLKAQSAAAEAGLPALRRADAFVARRWRWILGLGAGLAVVALVLAPLLRFNFDPLRLRDPHSESVATFLDLARDPDTNPNALDGLSPDLPGAQRLAARLSAHPQVRQVITLASFVPADQQAKIATLQDAATLLDPTLNPFDSAAPPTDADQVASLRGAAQALRALGAKPDGSAGGDTARLAGLLERAAAGPPALRARLQDTLVAGLPVALEQVRAALSPEPVTLASLPQEIREDWVARDGRARVQAYPAASPGDTAGLSRFVATVREVMPHAVGTPIATLETRRLILGAFAEAGALALAAITALLYLALRNVRDVLLTLAPMLLSALLTVGLCVVLGQDINLENLIALPLLLAVGVSFNIYFVVAHREGRHALLASSLTRAILYSAVATGVAFGALSLSGHPGTASMGRLLLIALGCTLVATLVFQPALLRAVGRAPAGR, encoded by the coding sequence GTGACCGGCCAGGACGCTGTCACCCGACTGGTCGCCGGCGTGGTGGCGCGCGCCTGCCGGCATGCGTCCGCAGTGGTCGCGATCGTGCTGCTGCTCAGCGTGGCGGCCACCGCCTACGGGTTCGCCCATTTCTCGGTCCACACCGAAGTCGCGGCCCTGATCCCGGCGGAAACCCCATGGCGCCGCGACGCCGCGGCCTTCGAACGCGCCTTCGCCGAAGAGGGTGACGACATCACCGTGGTGATCGACGCGCGAACGCCGGAGCTGGCCGAGGCTGCGGCGGCGCGGCTGGCCGCGGCGCTGCGCACGCGCCAGGACCTCTTCCGCTCCGTGAAACGCAGTGGCGCGGGACCGTTCTTCGCCCATGAAGGCCTGCTCTTCCTGCCCGCGGCCGAGGTCAGCCAGACGGCCGAGGCCCTGATCGCGGCTCAGCCTCTGGTCGCCCCGCTGGCGGCGGATCCGAGCCTGCGCGGCGTGATGACCAGCCTCACCACCGGCGCGTCGGCGGCGGCGGCAGGCCAGGCCGACCCCCACCGCCTCGCGGGGCCCGTCGCCGCCATCGCCGCCGCCGCCGCCGCCGTCGAGCAGGGACGGCCGGCCTTCTTCTCCTGGCGGCCGCTGATCACCGGCCAGGCTCCGGACCCTTCCGACGTGCGGCAGTTCATCGAGATCCTGCCGAACCTCGACGAGAGCAGGGCCTCGCCGGGCGAGGAGTCGGTTCAGGCGGTGCGGTCATTCGCCGACGCGCTGCGGCTCGATCCCGCCCACGGGGTGCAGGTGCGGATCACCGGCACGGTGCCGATGGAAGTGGACGAGCTCGCCGCCTTGAAGGAGGCGACGGGCCCGCTGGCGGCCATCAGCCTTGTGCTGATGCTGGGCGTCCTCTACCTCGCCGTCCGCTCGACCCGCATCGTCGGCGCGATCCTGGCCACGGTCCTGGCGGGCCTGGCGATCACCGCGGCGGCAGGGCTGGCGCTTGAACACCGGTTCAACCTGATCTCGGTCGCCTTCATGCCGCTGTTCGTCGGCCTCGGCATCGATTTCGCCATCCAGTTCTGCGTCCGTTACCGGGCCGAGCTGATCGGCGAGCCGGACGTGGAGCGCGCGTTGGACGGCGCAGCGGCCGGGGTGGGGCGCGGCCTGGCGCTGGCCTCCGCCGCCACGGCGATCGGCTTCTTCGCCTTCCTCCCGACACCCTACAAAGGGGTTTCGGAACTGGGCCTGATCGCCGGCCTGGGGATGATCGTGGCCGTGGTGCTGGCGGTGACCTTCCTGCCGGCGATGCTGGTTCTGCTGAAGGCGCAGAGCGCGGCGGCCGAGGCCGGTCTACCGGCGCTGCGGCGGGCCGACGCCTTCGTCGCGCGGAGATGGCGGTGGATCCTGGGGCTGGGCGCCGGCCTGGCCGTGGTGGCGCTGGTGCTGGCGCCCCTGCTGCGGTTCAACTTCGATCCCCTGCGCCTGCGCGATCCGCATTCGGAGTCGGTCGCCACCTTCCTCGACCTGGCGCGCGATCCGGACACCAACCCGAACGCCCTGGACGGCCTCAGCCCCGACCTGCCGGGCGCGCAACGCCTCGCCGCCAGGCTGTCGGCCCATCCGCAGGTGCGCCAGGTGATCACCCTGGCGAGCTTCGTTCCCGCCGATCAACAAGCGAAGATCGCGACGCTGCAGGACGCCGCCACGCTCCTGGATCCGACGTTGAACCCCTTCGACAGCGCAGCGCCCCCGACCGACGCAGACCAGGTCGCGAGCCTGCGCGGCGCCGCCCAGGCCTTGCGGGCGCTGGGCGCGAAGCCTGACGGTTCGGCGGGCGGCGACACCGCGCGGCTGGCCGGTCTGCTGGAGAGGGCCGCGGCCGGCCCCCCGGCCCTGCGGGCCCGGCTGCAGGACACCCTGGTCGCGGGGCTGCCGGTGGCGCTGGAACAGGTGCGGGCGGCGCTGAGTCCCGAGCCGGTGACCTTGGCCAGCCTGCCGCAGGAGATCCGGGAGGACTGGGTCGCCCGCGACGGCCGCGCCCGGGTGCAGGCCTATCCCGCCGCAAGCCCGGGCGACACCGCCGGCCTAAGCCGCTTCGTGGCGACGGTGCGGGAGGTCATGCCGCACGCCGTGGGAACCCCGATCGCGACGCTGGAGACCAGGCGCCTGATCCTGGGCGCCTTCGCGGAGGCCGGTGCGCTCGCCCTGGCGGCGATCACGGCGCTTCTCTACCTCGCCCTCCGCAACGTCCGGGACGTCCTTTTGACCCTGGCGCCGATGCTGTTGAGCGCCCTTCTGACCGTCGGCCTGTGTGTCGTGCTGGGACAGGACATCAACCTCGAGAACCTGATCGCCCTGCCACTGCTGCTGGCGGTGGGCGTATCTTTCAACATCTACTTCGTGGTGGCGCATCGGGAGGGCCGCCACGCCCTGCTCGCGTCCAGCCTGACGCGGGCCATCCTCTACAGCGCGGTGGCGACCGGCGTCGCCTTCGGGGCGCTCAGCCTTTCCGGCCATCCGGGCACCGCCAGCATGGGCCGGCTGCTGCTGATCGCGCTTGGCTGCACCCTGGTGGCCACCCTGGTCTTCCAGCCGGCGCTGCTGCGCGCGGTCGGTCGAGCTCCGGCGGGCCGCTAG